The Perognathus longimembris pacificus isolate PPM17 unplaced genomic scaffold, ASM2315922v1 HiC_scaffold_5293, whole genome shotgun sequence genome includes a window with the following:
- the LOC125345095 gene encoding basic proline-rich protein-like → MPPLGDGRRETGGGRREAGDGRRETGDGRRETGGGRRETGDGRRETGGGRRETGGGRRETGDGRREAGDGRRETATGDRPAPPPPPQPPPPPPPPDTAVRTEPGTTSHPPTVTGVAPGADELRGRPPPPAPRVGKLTPSRVPAARCGSLHKAACVRRSPPTACPPVPPGALAGKEASSSSSPLASPPRSGAKSLRASAGPGLGAPPAAFGRVVSIRAPHLRRLQGSPEGSQPGPGTRTRLQAMRSRGRAARAREDWPPATAGPRGVPAPRTPASRLSLCTFGGHTPGTPPGGPCRCSDLCTSLSRASLLGTETSRAPAPRGAGRGAARGGDGRVTETVGSPGPAPPRPPPAEPASEGGAPGRGSGRGAPGRGSPRAQPVSPRAPDRTDPRPPTPRPRPRPPIPRPGSPPRPPIPTRPRPPRPPIPRPGSHPDPPSRPDPDPPTPDPPTRIPTPTRIPTPTPPSRPDPDPPTRIPTPTPHPDPTPTPRPGSPPRPPIPTRPPDPDPTPRPPTRPRPPISSSPTPRSPDPTPTRPPPTLTRPRPPRPGSRPDRDPDPDPTPPPRPRSRPRPPTPGGG, encoded by the exons ATGCCGCCCCTCGGAGACGGGAGGCGGGAGACGGGAGGCGGGAGACGGGAGGCGGGAGACGGGAGGCGGGAGACGGGAGACGGGAGACGGGAGacgggaggcgggaggcgggagaCGGGAGACGGGAGACGGGAGACGGGAGGCGGGAGACGGGAGACGGGAGGCGGGAGACGGGAGACGGGAGacgggaggcgggaggcgggagaCGGGAGACGGGAGACAGCGACAGGAGACAGGCCtgcgccaccgccaccgccacagccaccgccaccaccaccgccaccgg ACACGGCTGTGCGCACGGAGCCCGGAACAACGTCGCACCCCCCGACGGTGACCGGGGTGGCCCCGGGGGCTGACGAGCTCCGCGGCCGTCCTCCTCCCCCGGCACCCCGAGTCGGGAAGCTCACCCCGTCCCGCGTCCCGGCTGCTCGCTGTGGCAGCCTGCACAAAGCGGCCTGTGTCCGCCGCTCGCCTCCCACCGCGTGTCCA CCCGTCCCCCCAGGGGCTCTGGCTGGGAAGGaggcctcttcttcctcttctcccctggcctcccctccccgctctGGAGCCAAGTCTCTCCGAGCCTCCGCGGGGCCGGGTCTGGGCGCTCCTCCAGCCGCCTTCGGGCGCGTGGTATCCATCAGGGCCCCGCATCTGCGCAGGCTCCAGGGCTCCCCCGAGGGCAGCCAGCCCGGCCCGGGGACCCGAACACGCCTGCAGGCCATGCGCTCGAGGGGCCGAGCCGCCCGGGCCCGGGAGGACTGGCCCCCAGCCACCGCCGGGCCGAGGGGTGTCCCTGCCCCCCGCACACCTGCAAGCCGCCTCTCTCTCTGCACGTTTGGGGGTCACACGCCGGGCACCCCCCCGGGGGGTCCCTGTCGCTGCTCTGACCTTTGCACTAGCCTTTCCAGAGCCTCCTTGCTCGGCACGGAGACCTCCAGGGCCCCGGCCCCTCGG ggtgcggggcgcggggccgcgcgCGGCGGGGACGGGCGGGTAACGGAAACCGTCGGGAGCCCCGGGCCGGCGCCCCCGCGTCCACCGCCCGCCGAGCCAGCGAGCGAGGGCGGCGCCCCGGGCCGGGGGtcggggaggggggcgccgggCCGGGGCTCCCCGAGGGCGCAACCGGTGAGTCCCCGGGCGCCTGACCGGACCGATCCCCGACCCCCGaccccccgaccccgaccccgaccccccaTCCCCCGACCCGGATCCCCACCCCGACCCCCCATCCCGACCCGACCCCGACCCCCCCGACCCCCGATCCCCCGACCCGGATCCCACCCCGACCCCCCATCCCGACCCGACCCCGACCCCCCGACCCCCGATCCCCCGACCCGGATCCCCACCCCGACCCGGAtccccaccccgacccccccATCCCGACCCGACCCCGACCCCCCGACCCGGATCCCCACCCCGACCCCCCATCCCGACCCGACCCCGACCCCCCGACCCGGATCCCCACCCCGACCCCCCATCCCGACCCGACCCCCCGATCCCGACCCGACCCCCCGACCCCCGACCCGACCCCGACCCCCGATCTCCTCATCCCCGACCCCCCGATCCCCCGACCCGACCCCGACCCGACCCCCCCCGACCCTGACCCGACCCCGACCCCCCCGACCCGGATCCCGACCCGACCGCGATCCCGACCCTGACCCGACCCCGCCCCCTCGACCCCGATcccgaccccggcccccgacCCCGGGCGGTGGCTGA